The DNA region ATTTTAACATTGCACGACCTTCTCCATCAATTCTGGAGGTTAACAAGTCGATATGGACATTATCAGGTACACCTTGCCTCAATGCCGTTGTGGCTTGAGAATAGTTATGGTATTCGTCGTTGTAGATTATTACGGTGTAGTTTTCAGGATCAATTTTTGCGAGCGATGGGGATGCTTCAGGGCTATTCGAAGGGCTTGTCTTTGCCGTTGTGGTTCCATCGAACATATAATCATTCTcatatttcaaatcatttaaAAACTGAGCTCTTTCATACATCTTACCTTGTTGAGTCATTTCTCTTAGTTTGATGGTGATGTCCTTTTGAATTGTGGGCAGAGGttcaatattttgattAAAAACGTCAATGAAATAGTCGAATACTTCGGAAAGAACCAGTTCTACTAGGGCAATACATTCTGGATCATTCCATACATCTTTTTGCTTTGTACTGTCAAAATTACTTGGGTCTTCCGATGTATCGTTTCCTTGTTCTTCAGCTTTACAATGGAGCGAAGAATTCCAAGCTTCCTCATCCCCACAGTCACAAATTCCGCTAGTAAATTCAGAACAGATATCGGTACAAACATGATGATTTATATGGTCCTTTGGATTGAAACAATGGATGCAAAGCACACAAGTGTCATCACAGCCACATTCATGGCATCTATACAGAGGTTCTCCAATCTTAAATTTTCTCCCACAGTTCCTGCCAGTATGTTTGTGGACATCACCTATTTTAGATTCGTCTATCTTGTAAAAGGGAAAGGTCCCTTGAGATGTTATCTTGTCAACGTCGAGGGCATCTTCTAAACTTTCGGGGAAAACAGCAAGTTCCTGATTACTTGACTTTTGCTTGGGATGAGCAGTAAATAAAGTTGATAAGTTTTCACCATCATTggaaatgataaaatacAAATATCTATAGATAAATTCCTTTAGGGCTCTGCTCATATCAGCCCTTTCAGTAGGGCCTCTCGTGAACCTAAAATAGGGGAGGTTGTGAATCGATCGTAGAGTTCTCCTGATATGAGATTTCAACGATCCCAAACCGTTATCGGTGAACGACATGACGGtctctttcttgtaatGAGTATGCTCCCTTTATAATGGTACGGTAACAGCAAATAGAAGCAGTACAGAAAAGTCCGATTAGTTTTACCTGATTAAAAATGTGTCAAAGAGAGGGGGAAAAGGAAACCTAATAGAAATATATCTATAAGGAGAGCAAACAAAGCAATAGCGCTACTACTAAGGTTTATTAAATGTCAATTTTACGCTATAGTatgcaaaatcaaaaaaaaaaagttgaaaaggAATAAAGTAGTGATCACGAAGCAGAAAAGGGGCCTGGCAACGAAAATGAtgcttgattttttttttacaaataCACACACGTCTTCACACTCTACCGCTAGTTTTGGTTGGAGCTATTAGTGTCGTTCGCCACTGGATGATTACCTTTCTTTGGACACATTTTATGAATTGAATACAATCAATCACAAGGcgaagagaaaaaaagccgTCGCATCTCGTTTTTCAGCTTACCCGGCAGTGCGATAAAACGTTTATATGATATATCTAGTATTTAATATGGCGTGAATCGAGGAGACGGTTATAACCGTGCTTACAACTTGGTTTCTTCTAATTTGGCAGCAACCTCATCAGTCTTGGCGCCTCCTGGGTACTTAGAACCCTTgttctttggtttcttggCCTTCTTGGTCTTTTGTGGTGCTGCGACTGGATAGCCCTTCTCGGAGGCTTCTTGGAATTCTTTGTTAGTGGCGAACTCCTCTCTGATTGGTGCCAGTAGCTCATTGATGGCATCAGCAACCCCTGTCTTCAGATCAGGTGGGGAcagtttctcttctttgaaagCCAATTTTAAGTCTTTCAAGGCTTTGAAGGTTATTGGGCCACCGAATTTTTCTGGTCtatcaatgaaaaattcaaagtgGTTTGCGCCAAACTTCAATTCTTGAATTGGTGCAATGACGTATTCTACAAAGGACAACAACCCGTTGTCTTCGATGTTACCAGGGCTACAAAATGCACTAttgatcttcttcttgactTGTTTTGGTTCTTCTAATAAGTCAATCTTGGAATTTGGATCAGATGCAGACATCTTACCACCTTGAGTCAGTCCCGGAACCATGGGATTCATTAGATGTGCCCTCTTCTTGTAGCCCAGACTTGGCAAGTTTTCCTCAGccaagacaaaaatttttctttggtcgACACCACCGAACTGACAGTCTACGTCAAGGAAATGTTCATCTAATGCTTGCATCAAGGGATAGATCAACCCGCTTAACAGTGGGTTAGCGACCTGCTTGACGACATCAGCACCAGCTCTCTTCGCATCGTTTTGTGAGACAATGTTGGACAATCTGAATATGTCCATGGTATAGTCTGCTGTCAACTGGTAGGAAGAACCCACAACAAACTTTAGTTTTTCGATTGGAACGTTGATGCTTCTCAAGATAGCTTTGATGGTGAATTCGTAGTATTTGGCTCTGTAATTGACGACTTCCAAAGGTGCCTTCATGTTATCCAAGAAGGCGTGCAAATCAGCTAAGAGCACGGTGACCTCACAACCGGCCTTCAAGAAGTCAGCTAGTTTGGTCATAGGAACGAAGTAGCCACAGTGGGGTCTACCGGTGGGTGCTGTACCCCAGTACAATTTCAAATGTCTCTTTTGTACTTCAAGCACATCTTTGATGATTTGTGGGTTCAAGACTTCTTGCAAGTTCTTGGTAATAAGTTCAAACGCCTCATTAGGTTCAACAGTAGCGGAAGAAGACATACTCACTTTGATTAAAACGCGTGGTAATCTATGATACTCTGGACTTGCTTATATGActaattcttttcttgacaAAAGCGATCATCatatttaaaattttctattttgtTAAAACTTCGAAGGCCGTTGTGAGTGATACTGTAGGAAGGCCCTTTCTTCGGCTCCAAGACAATAATTTTTATGAGCAGAAAGGAAAGTGTAGAATGGGAGCTTGAAAGCCCATAGAGCATCCAAAGAAGTATATTTGAGTGCGCGCAAGGATGTCTAGACGGAATCCACCACCCGGTAGAAATGGGGGAGGTCCGACTGATGCCTCTCCATTCATTAAAAGAGACAGAATGAgaagaaatttcttgagGATGAGAATGGGTCAAAATGGGAGCAGCTCTAGTTCTCCTGGGCTGCCAAATGGGAATGGCAGCAGAGGGTCCCTTGTCAAGAAGGATGATCCCGAGTATGCcgaagaaagagaaaagatgCTTTTGCAGATTGGTGTCGAGGCCGATACTGGTAGAAGCAATGTCAAAGTAAAAGACGAGAGTTCAAGCGAATATAACGAATTCCCCTTGAGAGCCATTCCGAAggaagatttggaaaacatgAGGACAcatcttttgaagtttcaaagtaaaaaaaagataaaccCTGTGACAGACTTCCATTTGCCTGTTAGATTGCATAGAAAGGATACAAGAAACTTACAATTTCAACTAACAAGAGCAGAAATTGTTCAAAGACAAAGGGAAATTTCtgaatataaaaagaaggcagaacaagaaagaggCACCCCTAACTTTGGTAACAACAATATGAACAAACCGGCTATGGGCCCATTCAATAATGCATCCAAGGATGGTTCTCAAACGCCTGCTATTGACTCAGCTACTAAAGACGTGCCAGACGGTATGAATTCTTCTACCACTGCTGCTGCCCCTACTACCCCTGCTCTTGCTACCCCTGCTTCCACTATCGAAAGTAATGATGTGTCAAACACACCAAGCACCGCCGTTGGTGGTATAGACAATAGTACCGCAGGAGTTAATCCGGTTGATGGAAAACTTTTAGTGACAAAACTGGAGGACGCAGGCCCAGCTGACGACCCAACTAAAGTGGGGATGGTCAAGTATGACGGGAAAGAAGTGGCTAATGGACCGGAATTCGAAGAAGGTACCATGGATCCGTTGGCAGATGTGGCTCCAGACGGGGGTGGTAGAGCCAAAAGAGGTAACTTAAGAAGGAAAACACGTCAATTGAAAGTTCTCGATGAGAATGCCAAGAAACTAAGGTTCGAGGAGTTTTATCCATGGGTCATGGAAGATTTCGATGGGTACAATACATGGGTAGGTTCTTATGAAGCTGGTAATTCAGACTCTTACGTGCTATTAAGTGTAGAGGATGATGGTAGCTTTACTATGATCCCTGCAGATAAGGTGTATAAGTTTACTGCAAGAAATAAATACGCTACCTTGACTATTgatgaagcagaaaaaagGATGGATAAGAAAAGTGGTGAAGTGCCACGTTGGTTGATGAAGCATTTGGATAATATAGGTACAACTACTACAAGATATGatagaacaagaagaaagctTAAAGCGGTTGCTGACCAACAAAATATGGACGAAGATGATCGTGATGATAATTCCGAAGTGGAGTTGGATTACGATGAAGAGTTTGCCGATGATGAAGAGGCACCAATTATAGACGGCAACGAGCAGGAAAACAAGGAATCAGAACAAAGGATCAAGAAGGAAATGTTACAAGCGAACGCAATGGGTCTTCGTGATGAAGAAGCCCCATCGgataacgaagaagacgaacTGTTCggggaaaagaaaattgatgaagaCGGTGAAAGGACTAAGAAGGCACTACAAAAGACAGAATTGGCAGCATTGTATTCTTCAGACGAGGATGAGATTAACCCATACCTGTCTGAATCggatttggaaaataaagaaaatgaatcgCCAgttaaaaaagaagaagattcagATAGTTTATCCAAATCCAAGAAGTCATCACCTAAGAAAcagcaaaagaaagcaacGAACGTGCATAAAGATCCTAATTTAAGAGTAAAGAGTATTAAAAACtgtgttattattttaaaGGGGGACAAAAAAGTACTGAAAAACTTCCCAGAAGGAGAATGGAATCCTCAAGTTGCAAATGGTACAACTATCAATAGTAGCGAGCCAACCATGGCATCGTCACCCATCAAAACAGAGGTTGGAGCGGAATCTGTAGCAGTAGAAACTCCAGTGCCTCTCATAACAGAGCAAGATATTGTTGACGCTATTGGTGATGGAAAGGTAAACGTTA from Saccharomyces eubayanus strain FM1318 chromosome VII, whole genome shotgun sequence includes:
- the TYS1 gene encoding tyrosine--tRNA ligase TYS1, translated to MSSSATVEPNEAFELITKNLQEVLNPQIIKDVLEVQKRHLKLYWGTAPTGRPHCGYFVPMTKLADFLKAGCEVTVLLADLHAFLDNMKAPLEVVNYRAKYYEFTIKAILRSINVPIEKLKFVVGSSYQLTADYTMDIFRLSNIVSQNDAKRAGADVVKQVANPLLSGLIYPLMQALDEHFLDVDCQFGGVDQRKIFVLAEENLPSLGYKKRAHLMNPMVPGLTQGGKMSASDPNSKIDLLEEPKQVKKKINSAFCSPGNIEDNGLLSFVEYVIAPIQELKFGANHFEFFIDRPEKFGGPITFKALKDLKLAFKEEKLSPPDLKTGVADAINELLAPIREEFATNKEFQEASEKGYPVAAPQKTKKAKKPKNKGSKYPGGAKTDEVAAKLEETKL
- the TFG1 gene encoding transcription factor IIF subunit TFG1 → MSRRNPPPGRNGGGPTDASPFIKRDRMRRNFLRMRMGQNGSSSSSPGLPNGNGSRGSLVKKDDPEYAEEREKMLLQIGVEADTGRSNVKVKDESSSEYNEFPLRAIPKEDLENMRTHLLKFQSKKKINPVTDFHLPVRLHRKDTRNLQFQLTRAEIVQRQREISEYKKKAEQERGTPNFGNNNMNKPAMGPFNNASKDGSQTPAIDSATKDVPDGMNSSTTAAAPTTPALATPASTIESNDVSNTPSTAVGGIDNSTAGVNPVDGKLLVTKLEDAGPADDPTKVGMVKYDGKEVANGPEFEEGTMDPLADVAPDGGGRAKRGNLRRKTRQLKVLDENAKKLRFEEFYPWVMEDFDGYNTWVGSYEAGNSDSYVLLSVEDDGSFTMIPADKVYKFTARNKYATLTIDEAEKRMDKKSGEVPRWLMKHLDNIGTTTTRYDRTRRKLKAVADQQNMDEDDRDDNSEVELDYDEEFADDEEAPIIDGNEQENKESEQRIKKEMLQANAMGLRDEEAPSDNEEDELFGEKKIDEDGERTKKALQKTELAALYSSDEDEINPYLSESDLENKENESPVKKEEDSDSLSKSKKSSPKKQQKKATNVHKDPNLRVKSIKNCVIILKGDKKVLKNFPEGEWNPQVANGTTINSSEPTMASSPIKTEVGAESVAVETPVPLITEQDIVDAIGDGKVNVKAFGKSIRRKYPGAENKKLMFAIVKKLCRKVDNDREHMELKKE